A single window of Salvia splendens isolate huo1 chromosome 6, SspV2, whole genome shotgun sequence DNA harbors:
- the LOC121806878 gene encoding low-temperature-induced cysteine proteinase-like — translation MAAKSLLLFSLSLFLAQAWAADMSIISYDEEKLNLMYESWTVKHGKSYNALGEKEKRFQIFKENLRYIEEQNTVEGRTYKLGLNRFADLTNQEYRRMHLGTKRRSALRLGATKSDRYALREGDSLPESVDWRTKGAVAPVKDQGSCGSCWAFSTIAAVEGINQIKTGSLVSLSEQELVDCDTSYNQGCNGGLMDYAFEFIIKNGGIDSEEDYPYTGRDGKCDTYRKNARVVSIDGYEDVPVNDEKALQKAVANQPISVAIEAGGRDFQLYQSGIFTGKCGTNLDHGVVAVGYGTENGKDYWIVRNSWGSSWGEEGYLRMERNIADKTGLCGIAIEPSYPTKTGENPPNPGPSPPSPTPKPSVCDEYYECPESTTCCCIYSYGKYCFAWGCCPLEGATCCEDHYSCCPHDYPVCNVRAGTCSMSKENPISVQAMKRILAKPISFSRQGLKSDL, via the exons ATGGCTGCAAAATCACtgcttttattctctctatccCTCTTCCTCGCCCAAGCATGGGCAGCCGACATGTCAATCATCTCCTACGACGAGGAGAAGCTGAATTTGATGTACGAGTCGTGGACCGTGAAGCACGGCAAGTCGTACAATGCCCTAGGCGAGAAGGAGAAGCGCTTCCAGATTTTTAAGGAGAATTTGAGGTACATCGAGGAGCAGAACACCGTGGAGGGGCGGACCTACAAGCTAGGTCTCAATCGCTTCGCCGATCTGACCAATCAGGAGTACCGGAGGATGCATCTCGGGACGAAGCGGCGTTCGGCGCTGCGGCTCGGCGCGACGAAGAGCGATCGCTACGCCTTGAGGGAAGGTGATTCCTTGCCGGAATCCGTTGACTGGAGAACCAAGGGCGCGGTGGCGCCGGTGAAGGATCAGGGCAGCTGTG GAAGTTGCTGGGCGTTCTCTACTATTGCTGCTGTGGAAGGAATCAACCAGATCAAAACTGGATCTTTGGTCTCTCTTTCCGAGCAAGAGCTAGTGGATTGTGATACGTCCTATAACCAAGGGTGCAATGGTGGTCTTATGGATTATGCATTCGAGTTTATCATAAAAAATGGTGGCATCGACTCTGAAGAGGATTATCCTTACACAGGAAGGGATGGCAAATGTGATACTTACAGG AAAAACGCCAGAGTTGTATCCATTGATGGTTATGAAGACGTACCCGTAAATGATGAGAAGGCGCTGCAGAAGGCGGTTGCTAACCAACCAATTAGCGTTGCCATTGAAGCCGGTGGAAGGGACTTCCAGCTCTATCAATCA GGTATATTCACCGGAAAGTGTGGGACGAACTTGGACCACGGTGTGGTTGCCGTTGGATATGGCACTGAAAACGGTAAGGATTATTGGATCGTAAGGAACTCATGGGGTTCAAGCTGGGGAGAGGAGGGGTATCTTAGGATGGAGCGCAACATTGCAGACAAGACTGGTCTTTGTGGAATCGCTATAGAGCCCTCGTACCCTACCAAGACAGGCGAAAACCCCCCTAACCCGGGTCCATCTCCCCCATCCCCCACCCCAAAACCCTCAGTCTGTGACGAGTACTATGAATGCCCTGAGAGCACGACTTGCTGCTGCATCTATTCGTATGGCAAGTACTGCTTTGCATGGGGATGCTGCCCTCTCGAGGGCGCCACTTGCTGCGAGGACCACTACAGTTGCTGCCCCCATGACTACCCCGTTTGCAACGTTCGCGCTGGTACCTGCTCAATG AGCAAGGAAAACCCGATCAGCGTGCAGGCGATGAAACGCATTCTCGCCAAACCCATCTCCTTCAGTAGACAAGGCCTCAAGAGTGATCTTTGA
- the LOC121807235 gene encoding uncharacterized protein LOC121807235, with protein sequence MSAADKESQLPSPPPYHGHSRQRSQFRKVSSVIYNTLSQPRAYITLLILTFTAGYLSHSQVVQPLLSEDIGDLAEHNTFPTRCADPVASSATRQTLLDHVHGGVSPWDGFPPPQVRPLLWTDWNKGWDSSADVFEHLIEQVRPRVIIEVGTFLGASATHMARLTRRMGLQTLIVCIDDFRGWPGYYDQEKSAKMLNGDSMLLFQFMYNVQKANATDSILFLPFSTNTALGGLCDWGVYGDLIEVDAAHDFHSAWMDINNAYKILRPGGVLFGHDYAWDGVRRAVHSFARLNSLRVKLDGKHWVLY encoded by the exons ATGAGCGCCGCGGATAAAGAATCGCAACTCCCCTCTCCGCCACCCTACCATGGCCACAGCCGGCAGCGCAGCCAATTCCGCAAGGTCTCCTCCGTCATCTACAACACCCTCTCCCAGCCGCGCGCCTACATAACCCTCCTCATCCTCACATTCACCGCCGGCTACCTCTCCCACTCCCAG GTAGTGCAACCCCTCTTGTCAGAGGACATCGGTGACCTAGCCGAGCACAACACCTTCCCCACCCGTTGCGCCGACCCAGTCGCCTCCTCCGCCACCCGCCAGACCCTCCTGGACCACGTCCACGGGGGCGTGTCCCCCTGGGATGGATTCCCGCCTCCCCAGGTCAGGCCGCTCCTGTGGACGGACTGGAACAAGGGGTGGGACTCGAGCGCGGACGTGTTCGAGCACCTGATTGAGCAGGTCCGGCCGAGGGTGATCATCGAGGTGGGGACGTTCCTGGGCGCGTCGGCGACGCACATGGCGCGGCTGACGCGACGCATGGGGCTGCAAACCCTAATCGTCTGCATCGACGACTTCCGGGGCTGGCCGGGGTACTACGACCAGGAGAAGAGCGCGAAGATGCTCAACGGAGACAGCATGCTCCTCTTCCAGTTCATGTACAACGTGCAGAAGGCGAACGCAACGGACTCGATCCTCTTCCTCCCGTTCTCGACAAACACGGCCCTCGGGGGGCTGTGCGACTGGGGCGTGTACGGAGACCTGATCGAGGTGGACGCAGCGCATGACTTCCACTCGGCGTGGATGGATATCAACAACGCCTACAAGATACTGCGGCCGGGCGGGGTGCTGTTCGGGCATGACTATGCGTGGGATGGGGTCAGGAGAGCCGTCCACTCCTTTGCCAGGCTCAATAGCTTGAGAGTCAAGCTCGATGGTAAGCATTGGGTGCTCTACTAA
- the LOC121806880 gene encoding protein RER1A-like isoform X1 encodes MNTGGGAGVADENTSSSSLMQLSHEVWRRYQHLLDKSTPLVLYRWIFLAAIAAVFALRIYFVQGFYIITYGLGIYILQLLIAFLSPQVDPEIQGLTDGPALPTRATEEFRPFVRRLPEFKFWHSLIKAFCVALLLTFFSAFDVPVFWPILMFYWSVLFFLTMRRQIMHMIKYKYVPFTFGKQRYGKKAAPTDEANTRRP; translated from the exons atgaataCCGGCGGCGGAGCAGGTGTTGCCGACGAGAACACGAGCAGCTCCTCCCTCATGCAACTGAGCCACGAGGTGTGGCGGCGGTACCAGCATCTCCTCGACAAATCGACGCCGCTGGTGCTGTACCGGTGGATCTTCCTGGCGGCGATCGCGGCGGTATTCGCGCTGCGCATCTACTTCGTCCAGGGTTTCTACATCATCACCTACGGCCTAGGAATCTACATCCTGCAGCTTCTGATCGCATTCCTCTCGCCGCAGGTGGACCCCGAGATCCAGGGGCTCACCGACGGCCCCGCCCTCCCCACGCGCGCCACTGAGGAGTTCCGCCCCTTTGTCCGCCGCCTACCTGAGTTTAAGTTCTG GCATTCGCTTATAAAGGCTTTTTGTGTTGCTCTATTGTTGACATTCTTCAGTGCCTTTGATGTGCCCGTATTTTGGCCAATTCTTATGTTTTACTGGTCAGTTCTGTTCTTTTTAACTATGAGGAGGCAAATCATGCATATGATCAAGTATAAATATGTCCCTTTCACATTTGGGAAGCAG CGTTATGGGAAGAAGGCAGCTCCTACTGACGAGGCAAACACCAGAAGACCATAG
- the LOC121806879 gene encoding protein RICE SALT SENSITIVE 3-like, which produces MEGGLPMLNCLLQHTLRSLCACSDSSPTPSKWVYAVFWRILPRNYPPPKWDHGGSLLDRAKGNKRNWILVWEDGFCDFCECERAGNGCGRRRFGADIFFKLSHEVYNFGEGLVGKVASDNSHKWVFRDSPAENDPSFISSWNVSIEPKPRAWEAQFSSGIETIALIPVREGAIQLGSFDKVVEDLNMVLNIQRKFSYLQSLPGIYTIQRPHHPNHSPQLDYTSAPRLMQATDDKQQMIGLERQNYETSLTKPFYLGYNNTPQICSAEASSLWSIPPLLPSNLGPFFPKAPAPYYAPQGFDHDGVLLNSNSITIKSDGGHKLEDGGGTASFGDIGAVDVVKVEAGGGQEEGAGEDGVVALGFELHRGAERCCES; this is translated from the exons ATGGAAGGTGGACTTCCTATGCTCAACTGTTTGTTACAGCATACACTCAGAAGCCTATGTGCATGCTCCGATTCTTCTCCGACCCCTTCAAAGTGGGTGTACGCCGTCTTTTGGAGGATCCTTCCGAGAAATTATCCACCTCCAAA GTGGGATCATGGAGGCAGTCTCCTCGATCGAGCTAAGGGAAACAAGAGGAACTG GATTCTTGTGTGGGAAGACGGGTTCTGTGATTTTTGTGAGTGCGAAAGAGCTGGAAATGGATGCGGAAGGAGAAGGTTTGGAGCCGACATCTTCTTCAAGTTGTCTCATGAAGTGTACAATTTTGGAGAGGG ATTGGTGGGTAAAGTTGCATCAGATAACAGCCATAAATGGGTGTTTAGAGATAGCCCAGCAGAAAATGATCCTAGCTTCATTTCCTCATGGAACGTATCCATCGAGCCG AAGCCGAGAGCATGGGAGGCTCAGTTCAGCTCAGGCATTGAG ACTATCGCGCTAATACCAGTTCGAGAAGGTGCAATCCAACTAGGCTCATTTGATAAG GTTGTTGAAGACCTCAACATGGTGCTAAACATACAGAGAAAGTTCAGCTACCTTCAGAGCCTACCGGGCATATACACTATACAGAGGCCACACCATCCGAACCACAGTCCACAGCTCGACTACACCTCTGCCCCGAGACTTATGCAGGCGACTGATGACAAGCAACAGATGATAGGCTTGGAAAGGCAAAACTACGAAACCTCACTTACTAAGCCCTTCTACTTAGGATATAACAACACCCCACAAATCTGTAGCGCTGAAGCATCATCGTTGTGGTCTATCCCTCCCCTTCTGCCCTCCAACCTCGGGCCATTTTTCCCAAAGGCACCGGCTCCATATTACGCTCCTCAAGGCTTTGATCATGACGGTGTCTTGCTCAATAGCAATAGCATCACTATAAAGAGCGATGGTGGTCACAAGTTAGAGGATGGTGGAGGCACCGCGTCCTTTGGTGATATTGGGGCCGTTGATGTTGTTAAGGTGGAAGCCGGAGGCGGGCAAGAAGAGGGAGCTGGTGAAGATGGGGTGGTGGCTTTAGGATTCGAACTTCATAGAGGAGCAGAAAGATGTTGTGAATCTTGA
- the LOC121806880 gene encoding protein RER1A-like isoform X2, with protein MNTGGGAGVADENTSSSSLMQLSHEVWRRYQHLLDKSTPLVLYRWIFLAAIAAVFALRIYFVQGFYIITYGLGIYILQLLIAFLSPQVDPEIQGLTDGPALPTRATEEFRPFVRRLPEFKFWFLCQNTVPCPIPFVISSLHLNSKQSASNISMKSVLKKP; from the exons atgaataCCGGCGGCGGAGCAGGTGTTGCCGACGAGAACACGAGCAGCTCCTCCCTCATGCAACTGAGCCACGAGGTGTGGCGGCGGTACCAGCATCTCCTCGACAAATCGACGCCGCTGGTGCTGTACCGGTGGATCTTCCTGGCGGCGATCGCGGCGGTATTCGCGCTGCGCATCTACTTCGTCCAGGGTTTCTACATCATCACCTACGGCCTAGGAATCTACATCCTGCAGCTTCTGATCGCATTCCTCTCGCCGCAGGTGGACCCCGAGATCCAGGGGCTCACCGACGGCCCCGCCCTCCCCACGCGCGCCACTGAGGAGTTCCGCCCCTTTGTCCGCCGCCTACCTGAGTTTAAGTTCTG GTTTCTTTGTCAAAACACAGTTCCATGCCCCATTCCCTTTGTAATATCTTCACTGCACTTGAACAGTAAGCAATCTGCGAGCAACATAAGCATGAAATCAGTGTTGAAAAAGCCCTGA
- the LOC121809599 gene encoding probable WRKY transcription factor 7, translated as MAVQLMPGYNLTSKMEVSAAQEAAAAGLQSVENLMRLISHQQTAAAADYQTAADAAVHKFKKFISLIDRTPRTGHARFRRGPVQNPPLQPQKTEPAGSPSKTEETAPGSRIYCPTPIQRLPPLPQPKAGLERESSTTINFSSPAASYISSLTGDTDSLQPSGFQITNLSQVSSAGRPPLSTSSFKRKCSSMDDAATAKCSGGSSRCHCPKKRKSRLKRVVRVAAISMKMADIPPDDYSWRKYGQKPIKGSPHPRGYYKCSSVRGCPARKHVERALDDPTMLIVTYEGEHNHGISNIETPALVLESS; from the exons ATGGCAGTGCAATTGATGCCGGGATACAATTTGACTTCCAAGATGGAAGTCAGCGCCGCCCAAGAAGCGGCGGCGGCCGGCCTCCAAAGCGTCGAGAACCTGATGAGATTAATTTCTCACCAAcaaaccgccgccgccgccgattaTCAGACCGCTGCCGATGCCGCCGTCCACAAATTCAAGAAATTCATCTCTCTAATCGACCGGACCCCTCGGACCGGCCACGCCCGGTTCCGCCGCGGACCGGTCCAGAACCCCCCTCTCCAGCCGCAGAAAACCGAACCGGCCGGTTCACCCTCTAAAACAGAGGAGACCGCTCCCGGTTCGAGAATCTACTGCCCCACGCCGATTCAACGCCTTCCGCCGCTGCCGCAGCCGAAGGCCGGACTCGAGAGGGAGTCGTCGACGACGATAAACTTCTCGTCGCCGGCGGCCTCCTACATCTCCTCCTTAACCGGCGACACCGACAGCCTGCAGCCGTCGGGGTTTCAGATCACTAATCTGTCGCAGGTCTCCTCCGCGGGGCGGCCGCCGCTGTCGACGTCGTCGTTTAAGAGGAAGTGCAGCTCCATGGACGACGCCGCCACCGCCAAGTGCAGCGGCGGCTCGTCTCGTTGCCACTGCCCCAAGAAAAG GAAATCAAGATTGAAGAGAGTGGTGAGAGTTGCTGCAATTAGTATGAAGATGGCTGATATTCCACCAGATGACTACTCTTGGAGAAAATATGGTCAAAAACCCATCAAAGGTTCCCCTCATCCTAG GGGTTATTACAAATGTAGTAGTGTAAGAGGATGCCCGGCCCGAAAGCATGTGGAGCGGGCCTTGGACGATCCGACGATGCTGATCGTGACGTATGAAGGAGAGCACAATCACGGCATTTCTAATATAGAAACGCCTGCGCTAGTTCTTGAATCATCTTGA
- the LOC121810019 gene encoding putative F-box/LRR-repeat protein 8 has protein sequence MGQSASKPRPQISPVLEGNACRLTSDADDDVSGYDYTLDLPDECLALIFYSLAAGDRKRSSLVCRRWLTIEGQSRQRLALDAQSQLADVFPRLFSRFDAVTKLTLKCDRQSVSIGDDALISISLNCPNLTRVKLRTCRELTDHGVAALAENCRNLRKFSCGSCSFGVKGVNALLENCELLEELSVKRLRGITNGAAAESIRPGKAAATLKMICLKDLYNAQCFGKLIAAAKNLKILKLFRCSGDWDELLGVLADDVLWLVEVHFERIQVGDLGLSAISNSANLEILHLVKTTECTNIGLMAVAEKCKLLRKLRIDGYRTNRISDYGLIAIAINCPNLQELVLIGVNPTHLSLNKLAANCLNLERLALCGSETIGDAEISCIAAKCIALKKLCIKSCPVSNHGMEALAGGCPNLVKVKVRKCRGVTSVGADWLRASRGSLAVNLDATEPELVDAVVHGDNNNQAVVDVDSGIIGRSGSFKVRLGSLTDSIRRWRSFVSRIRSKLGRNYSD, from the coding sequence ATGGGTCAATCAGCTTCGAAGCCCAGGCCTCAAATCTCGCCGGTATTGGAAGGGAACGCTTGTCGCCTCACCTCCGACGCTGACGACGACGTTTCTGGATATGATTACACATTGGATCTTCCAGATGAGTGCTTGGCCCTAATTTTCTACTCACTCGCCGCCGGTGATCGGAAGCGCTCCTCCTTGGTCTGCCGCCGCTGGCTAACGATCGAAGGCCAGAGCCGCCAGCGCCTCGCTCTCGACGCGCAATCGCAGCTGGCCGACGTCTTTCCGAGGCTGTTTTCTCGATTCGACGCCGTCACTAAGTTGACTTTGAAATGCGACCGTCAATCCGTCAGCATCGGCGACGACGCGTTGATTTCGATCTCGCTCAACTGCCCGAATCTCACCAGAGTGAAGCTCCGGACCTGCCGCGAGCTCACCGACCACGGAGTGGCCGCTTTGGCGGAGAATTGCAGGAATTTGCGGAAGTTTTCGTGCGGATCCTGCAGCTTTGGGGTAAAAGGCGTGAACGCTTTGCTCGAGAATTGTGAATTACTCGAGGAGTTGTCGGTGAAGCGTCTGCGCGGCATTACAAATGGAGCCGCAGCCGAGTCAATTAGGCCTGGGAAAGCAGCGGCGACGCTGAAGATGATCTGTCTGAAGGATCTCTACAACGCGCAGTGCTTCGGGAAGCTGATTGCCGCAGCGAAGAATTTGAAGATTTTGAAGCTGTTTAGGTGTTCCGGTGATTGGGATGAATTGCTTGGAGTGCTTGCTGATGATGTCTTGTGGCTGGTGGAAGTTCATTTCGAGAGGATTCAGGTCGGTGATTTAGGGCTTTCCGCTATTTCAAACTCTGCAAATCTCGAAATTCTCCATTTGGTGAAAACTACTGAGTGCACCAACATAGGGCTTATGGCTGTAGCCGAGAAATGTAAGTTGCTGAGGAAGCTCCGCATTGATGGATATCGAACGAATAGGATAAGCGACTACGGTTTAATTGCCATTGCTATAAATTGCCCTAATCTGCAAGAGTTGGTCTTAATTGGTGTGAATCCTACGCATCTGAGTTTGAATAAGTTGGCTGCTAACTGTTTGAATTTAGAAAGGTTGGCCTTGTGTGGCAGCGAAACCATTGGTGATGCTGAGATCTCGTGCATAGCTGCGAAATGCATTGCCTTGAAGAAGTTATGCATCAAGAGCTGCCCTGTTTCGAATCACGGCATGGAGGCATTGGCTGGAGGGTGTCCCAATTTGGTGAAGGTGAAGGTGAGAAAGTGTCGGGGTGTGACCTCTGTGGGAGCGGATTGGTTGAGGGCAAGCAGAGGCTCTCTTGCAGTGAATTTGGATGCTACTGAGCCCGAGTTGGTGGATGCAGTTGTGCACGGGGATAACAACAATCAAGCTGTGGTTGATGTGGATTCGGGCATCATTGGGAGGTCAGGGTCGTTCAAGGTGAGGCTTGGCTCCCTCACGGACTCGATCAGGAGGTGGCGGAGCTTTGTAAGCAGAATCCGGAGTAAATTGGGGAGAAACTATTCTGATTAG